ACGGCCGAATCGACGAGCGGGACGGCGTGGTTCTCGACCTCGCCGGCCAACCGGTGGATCCGGTTCGCTGCCGCGCCACCTTCCGCGGGGCCGGAGCCCCGGACGGCGAGGGGCCGAGGCTGGTGAGCGCCGTGGCCACCGGCAACACCGAGGTGCTGGTCACGTTCAGCGAGGCGGTGCGGGGTGGGATGGAGGGTGCGGAGAACCCCTCCCACTACCGGATCTCGGCGCCCCTGCCCCCTTCCGCCGGCCGGCGGTCGGCCCGGGCGGTCGTGATGGTGCGCAGCGCCACCCTGATCCTGCCCGGCCGCACGACGGACCGCCTCACGACGTGGTCGCAGTCGGACCTCGAGTACACCCTGACGGTGACCGGCATCCAGGACCTGGCGGGAAACCCCCTGGCGCCGCCGGAGATGTTCGTCGTGCCGAGCACGGTGCGGTTCGCGGGAATGCCGCCGGGGCCCGGCGACCTCACCGACGAGGACCTGGACGGGGTGCCCGACTCGGTCGAACAGCGGGGCTGGCTCGTCACCGTGCGCGGGGCGGACGGTGAGCCGACGCAGCGGGAGGTGAACGCAGACCCCGAGGCCGCGGACACGGACGGCGACGGCGTCACCGACCGCGAGGAGTGGACCTACCTGCTCGATCCGCGCCTGCCGGACACGGACGGCGACGGGGTCGAGGACTGGGAGGAGCTCAACCGGACCTACAGCGATCCCCTCGCCCGGGACACGGACCGGGACGGCCTGGACGACGGGCTCGAGGTCGGCACCTTCGGCACCTCGCCGGTGCTGGCCGACACGGACGGCGACGACCTGGACGACTACCAGGAGCTGTACGTGCGGGGGGAACGGTACGACCCCCTCGTGGCCGACCTGCCCCGGATCACGGTGACCTATTCCACCCCGCCGGCCGTGTACATGGTGACCGATGTGGGCACCACGGACGAGAGGAGCTTCGGCACCCGGATCGCCCAGACCGTGACGGAGTCGGTGACCATGGGACAGACCGACTCCCTCACCAACCAGCGCACCACCCGGAACTCGCAGGAGATCGCGACGACCGTCGGGATCAACCTGGGCGACATCACGAACCTGGGCGTGCCGAGGGGCACGCTCGAGGTCTCGGGCAAGCTCTCGTGGTCCCAGGGCACGATGAACGAGCGCAGCCAGTCGTGGAGCCAGGACAAGTCCCGGGCCGCGGCCCGGGCGGTGGAGGAGTACGAGGACTACGCCAGGAGCAGCACCGTGCGCACGACCGGGGGCCGGGTGACCGGGGGGATCAAGCTCGAGAACACCGGCGGGGTGTCGGTGACGATCCGGTCCCTGGTGGTCAACGTGAAGGTCCCCGACTGGAGCCGGCCGGGGGCCTACCGGGTGGTGGCGGCGGTCCGGCCGGAGCTGGTGGGGGAGCTGACCCTGGGGCCCGGCGACGTGAGCGGCGAGATCTTCGTGTCCACGGGAGAGCGGGACCTGACCGTGGCCCAGGCCCGCGAGGTGCTGCTCAACGCCGGCTCGGTGCTGTTCGAGGTGTCCAGCATCGCCCTCACCGACGAGAACAACCGCAGCTTCACCTACAAGACCGAGCAGACCGTCTCCCAGACCGCGCTCGTGGCGATCGACTACCAGGGGCGCGGGGGGCGGCCGCTCGAGCGCTACATGGTGGCCACCAACCTCGTCCACACCGGGCCCAGGGCCTTCGCGGGGGTCACCCTAGGCGAGGTGTTCGACTACTTGGGCATCCCCTTCGAACAGTTCGACGCCGGCGCCGTGAGGAGCATCCGGGGCCTGGAGACCCGGTCCCGGCAGGAGGGGTTCTGGTTCGTGCTCACTTCGAGCCCCTCGGTCCGGCCGGGGGGCTCGGCCGCCTTCCGCGACATCGTCCTGAAGGCCGGCGACTGGATCCAGGTGGCGTACCTCACCGACGTGGACGGTGACGGCCTGTTCACCCGCGAGGAGTACCTGTACGGCACCGACGACACCCAGGTGGACACGGACGGGGACGGCATCTCGGACTACGACGAGCTCAAGACGGGGTGGTGGGTCCCGGTCCTCGCCCGGACCGTCTACCCCAATCCCCTCCACGCCGGGGACTACGACGGGGACGGTCTGGACGACCCTGCCGAGCGGTCGATCGAGACCGACCCCCGAAACGCCGACACCGACGGCGACGGGGTGTCCGACAGTGACGACGCGTACCCGAACGTCCCCAACCCCTCCCCCACGGACTTCACAGCGGTGGTGGGGGAGGACCCGGACGACGCGGTGCTCCTTTCGTGGGAGATCCCGGACGAGTACGCGGGGGTCCTCGTCCTTCGCCAGGCCAACGCCCCCGTGCGGTCCCGGCCGGTGAACGGCGAGACGTACGCCCTCGGCGACGTGGTGGGCGACGCCGTGGTGGTCTACTCGGGCGCGGACGGCTCGGTCGAGGACCCCGGCCTGAACCGGAGGACCACCTACCACTACCGGCTCTTCCCCTACGACGCGTCCCACGGCTACGGGCCGTCCGCGTCGCGATCGGCCACCACCGGCCCCGGCCCGCTCCCCGACCCCACCGCCGCGAACACCCGGGTGGAGGCCGACGAAGCGAGAGCCTGGATCCAGGTCTCGTGGGCCGTGCCCGGCGACGATCGGGTCGAGGGGGTGCTCGTCCTGAGGGACGAGGCTCCGGTGGTCACCCGGCCCATCGACGGGGCGTCCCACGAGGTGGGCGGGTACATCGACGACGCCAAGGTCGTCTACGTGGGCGACAACGCCACGTTCTCGGACGAGGACGTGGAGCCGGACACCACCTACTTCTACCGGCTGTACTGCTTCGACGCCGACCGCGCCTACTCCGCGGGGGTGCCGGTGACCGCGACCACGGACGACGGTAACTCCACGGTCCGGGTGACCATGGAGGCCGTGAGGCTGGTCCGGAACGAAGACGCCGGCAACAAGAGCGAACTGTACTGGAAGTTCTGGATCGAGACCGAGGACGGGCGCACCTACACGATCGACGACCCGGAGGACGGTTATCTGGCCAAACTGGAAGAGGGCCACGAAAAAGGCATCCACAAGACGGTCGAGTTCCAGATGGACAACCGACGGAAGTTCTGGGTGCTGGGCTGGATGAAGGAGGAGGACGACTGGCCGGATCCGGACGACTCCATGGGCTCGGACAAGCAGGAGTGGGCCTACGACATTCGATCGAGGCGCTGGGAGGGGGCCGACGGTCAGAGCACCGCCGGCGAGCTGCGCTTTTCGCGCGAGGGCGTGGCCGTGGCCCGGTACACCACGATCACGCTGGACAGTCTGCTCACCGTCACGGCCGGCTCCGCCGCAGGGCTGGGGGGCCGGGCCGATCCCGGAGCCCGGGATCACGAGATCCAGCAGATGACCTGGACCGTGGACTACGGTTCGGTGCTGGTGACCGGGGTGCAGGTGTCCGGGGTGGCTCCGGCGGACGGCGTGGAGCGGATCCACCTGTACGAAGACGAGGGGACCAAGGGAGTGTACGACCCCGGCGTCGACCGGCCGCTGGGGCCCCCCGCCGTGTGGAGCGACCAGGGATCCGCGTTCGTCGCTTCCGGCTGGAGCTACCGCCTCGAGCCCGGCTACGACCGGCAGGGGGCGGCCACGCCGCGGGCCGTCGACGTCCTGGTCACGGTGGACACGGCCCCCGACGCCGCTGCCGTGGATCCCCTGGTCTCCCAGGTGGAGTTCATCCGGCTGGGGATCGGCAGCGTGGTGGGTCCCCCCCTCCCCTCCGAGCCGTTCTGGATCGAGGCGGCTCCCGAGAGCCCGCCCGCCCCGGCGGCGCGCCGGGGGACGGGACGGGAGTGAGCCGGCGATCAGGCCTTGCTCAGGCGGATCGTGGTGGAGAACAGCCGCTCCTTTGCGAACACGATCGGGAGGCCCTCGAGCTCGAACTCCACGGACACCGTCTGGAACCCGCGGAACGAGTACACCTGGTAATCGGCGCCCACGATCATCGAGGGGCAGGAGATGTGGGTGATGCCGTAGCGATCGCCGCTCAGCTCCCCCTTGATCCGGCCCGCGATGATGTTGGTGATCTCGGCGGCCGCGTCGAACACGTCGGCGCTGTACCCGTCCACCTCGGCCCCCAGGAACTGCCGGGCCAGGAAGAGCACTCCCTCCCGGGAGAGGTGCAGGGTCACGGTGCCGTTCCGGCGGCCCACCAGCCCCACCACCACGGCGATCTCCTGGCCCCTGGGGCCCACCGTGGACCAGCCCACCGGCCGGGGGTCGAGCCCGGCCATCTGGAAACCGGCCTTGGTGCTGCGAACCACGGCGTCCAGGAGGTGGGGATCCACCTCGATCGAGAACTCTTTCATGGACATCGCTCCCGAAACAGGTTGGCGTCTCCCAGCCCGTTTCGGGTCGCGGGGGGCGGGACTTGAGGGAGCTCGGCCGGCTCAGGCGGGGCGGCCGGGGGTCTCGGCCTCCCGGCTCCGCCGGATCAGGAGCCCCACGCACATCCGGATGTTCGTCGGGCTGTAGCAGGTGAGCTCGTCCCGGTACACCTGGGCGAAAAGGCGCTGCGCCAGGTCCTCGTCCGAGCCCCGGTGGGCGAGCACCCGCTCCCGCAGGGCCTCGGCAGCGGCCCGGGCCGCTGCCACCGCCTCGCGGGCGGCTGGCCCGGTCAGGGCGCCCAGGTGCCCGAGGCCCAGCACCTCGGGGCCCCAGGCCCGGATCCGCTCCAGGGTGTCCTGGTACGGCCCGTACCCGGTGAAGTACAGGGGCATGAACCCGCCGCGGCCGTACCGAAAGCCCAGGCAGTCCGACACGAACAGGGCGCCCCGTTCCGGCACGCCGGCCACCAGGTTGCCGGGGGCATGGCCCCCTGCCACCCACAGCTCCAGGGTCAGCCCGCCCAGGTCGATCCGGGCCCCCTCCCCCACCTCCCGCGCCCCGGACAGGTCCGGCGGCCCCCCGAGCGCGGGGCGGGCCACCGCCTCCCCCCGCGAAGCCAGGGCCTCGGCCATGTACCGGTCCTCCGCCACGAACCCGGCCGCGGCCTTGGGGTGCGCCACGAACCCCGGCGCGCCCGGCCCCACGACCACCTCGGCCCCGGGGAACCGCTCCCGCAGGGCCCCCAGACCGCTCAGGTGGTCGGTGTGGGGGTGGGTCACCACGAGCAGGTCCGGAGCCACGCCCAGGGCTTCCAGCTCGCCGACCAGCCGGGGGGCCACGGCCGAGATGCCCACCTCGACCAGGGCCACCCGGTCCGCGCCCCGCACCAGGTACGCGTTGAACAGGGGATGCCCCAGCTCCCAGATGCTCTCGCACAGCCGTTTCACGGGGGATCACCTCCGATCGTAAGGCCTTTGGTTGTGCCTTGGGCCCAGGCCGCCTCACGCACCACCAAGGCGCTTGGCCTCCAGGGCCCGGACCATGTCGGTGAGGGTGGCGTAGTGGGGCACGGGGATGCCCAACCGCTCCGCGTAGGCCACGACCCGCCCGCCCAGGTACTCGATCTCGGTGGGCCGGCCGGCCTCGAGGTCGTGGCACATGGAGTCCTTGTGGACCCCGGCCTTCTCCAGGTAGGCCACGGCCTGGGAGAGGTACTCCTCGCCCAGGTCGTAGCCCAGGGCCCGGGCCACGGCCAGCACCTCGCGGAAGCACGCGTCCGCCACCCGCCGGCTGGCCGGCAGCGTGAGGGCCTCGCGCAGGGTCAGGTCGGCCAGGGCGCAGATCGACGCCATGGTGCACTTCATGACCATCTTCCTCCACACGAACCGCCCCACGTCCTCCACCGCCTCGGTGGCCAGGCCGCCCCCGGAGAGCCGTTCCGCGAGCTCCCGGGCCACGTCGGCGCCCTCGGGCAGCACCGGGCCCAGGTGGTTCGGGGGGTTGAAGAACGCCACCCGCACCTCGCCCGGCCCCTGCCGGGCGCAGCCGTAGTTGAGCACCATGCGAAACGCGTTGGCCTTTCCGAACGCCTCGGCCACGTCGTCCTCGGTGCCCAGACCGTTCTGGCAGCTCACCACGGGAACCCCGGCCGGCAGCACGGCCGCCAGCTCCGAGAGCACCCGGGGCAGGCTGTAGGTCTTGGTGCACAGGAACACGGCGTCGGGCCCGTGCCGGGCCAGCTCCGCCACCCCCACGGCCACATTGCGCACCCGCACCCGTTTCTCGACCGCCCCGCTCACCCGGATGCCGTCGCGCCGCAGGGCCTCCGCCGTTTCCGGCCGGGAGACCACGCAAACCGCGTCGGGCGCCGTCTCCGCCAGGGCGGCCGCGAGAACCGCGCCCGTGGCCCCCACCCCCACCACCGCTGGTCTTCGAACC
This is a stretch of genomic DNA from Deferrisoma camini S3R1. It encodes these proteins:
- a CDS encoding chemotaxis protein CheX yields the protein MKEFSIEVDPHLLDAVVRSTKAGFQMAGLDPRPVGWSTVGPRGQEIAVVVGLVGRRNGTVTLHLSREGVLFLARQFLGAEVDGYSADVFDAAAEITNIIAGRIKGELSGDRYGITHISCPSMIVGADYQVYSFRGFQTVSVEFELEGLPIVFAKERLFSTTIRLSKA
- a CDS encoding MBL fold metallo-hydrolase, which translates into the protein MKRLCESIWELGHPLFNAYLVRGADRVALVEVGISAVAPRLVGELEALGVAPDLLVVTHPHTDHLSGLGALRERFPGAEVVVGPGAPGFVAHPKAAAGFVAEDRYMAEALASRGEAVARPALGGPPDLSGAREVGEGARIDLGGLTLELWVAGGHAPGNLVAGVPERGALFVSDCLGFRYGRGGFMPLYFTGYGPYQDTLERIRAWGPEVLGLGHLGALTGPAAREAVAAARAAAEALRERVLAHRGSDEDLAQRLFAQVYRDELTCYSPTNIRMCVGLLIRRSREAETPGRPA
- a CDS encoding Ig-like domain-containing protein, which produces MWTARIAARRGFWLWTALLLAASGCGGTAGGTGSGPAADDAAPRVLRAEALSPEEVLVVFDEALNPCAADAANFSVTPELTITGAVLVDGGTAVRLGTGRQVPGLEYQVEAAGWDRNGDGRIDERDGVVLDLAGQPVDPVRCRATFRGAGAPDGEGPRLVSAVATGNTEVLVTFSEAVRGGMEGAENPSHYRISAPLPPSAGRRSARAVVMVRSATLILPGRTTDRLTTWSQSDLEYTLTVTGIQDLAGNPLAPPEMFVVPSTVRFAGMPPGPGDLTDEDLDGVPDSVEQRGWLVTVRGADGEPTQREVNADPEAADTDGDGVTDREEWTYLLDPRLPDTDGDGVEDWEELNRTYSDPLARDTDRDGLDDGLEVGTFGTSPVLADTDGDDLDDYQELYVRGERYDPLVADLPRITVTYSTPPAVYMVTDVGTTDERSFGTRIAQTVTESVTMGQTDSLTNQRTTRNSQEIATTVGINLGDITNLGVPRGTLEVSGKLSWSQGTMNERSQSWSQDKSRAAARAVEEYEDYARSSTVRTTGGRVTGGIKLENTGGVSVTIRSLVVNVKVPDWSRPGAYRVVAAVRPELVGELTLGPGDVSGEIFVSTGERDLTVAQAREVLLNAGSVLFEVSSIALTDENNRSFTYKTEQTVSQTALVAIDYQGRGGRPLERYMVATNLVHTGPRAFAGVTLGEVFDYLGIPFEQFDAGAVRSIRGLETRSRQEGFWFVLTSSPSVRPGGSAAFRDIVLKAGDWIQVAYLTDVDGDGLFTREEYLYGTDDTQVDTDGDGISDYDELKTGWWVPVLARTVYPNPLHAGDYDGDGLDDPAERSIETDPRNADTDGDGVSDSDDAYPNVPNPSPTDFTAVVGEDPDDAVLLSWEIPDEYAGVLVLRQANAPVRSRPVNGETYALGDVVGDAVVVYSGADGSVEDPGLNRRTTYHYRLFPYDASHGYGPSASRSATTGPGPLPDPTAANTRVEADEARAWIQVSWAVPGDDRVEGVLVLRDEAPVVTRPIDGASHEVGGYIDDAKVVYVGDNATFSDEDVEPDTTYFYRLYCFDADRAYSAGVPVTATTDDGNSTVRVTMEAVRLVRNEDAGNKSELYWKFWIETEDGRTYTIDDPEDGYLAKLEEGHEKGIHKTVEFQMDNRRKFWVLGWMKEEDDWPDPDDSMGSDKQEWAYDIRSRRWEGADGQSTAGELRFSREGVAVARYTTITLDSLLTVTAGSAAGLGGRADPGARDHEIQQMTWTVDYGSVLVTGVQVSGVAPADGVERIHLYEDEGTKGVYDPGVDRPLGPPAVWSDQGSAFVASGWSYRLEPGYDRQGAATPRAVDVLVTVDTAPDAAAVDPLVSQVEFIRLGIGSVVGPPLPSEPFWIEAAPESPPAPAARRGTGRE
- a CDS encoding ketopantoate reductase family protein — translated: MAVRRPAVVGVGATGAVLAAALAETAPDAVCVVSRPETAEALRRDGIRVSGAVEKRVRVRNVAVGVAELARHGPDAVFLCTKTYSLPRVLSELAAVLPAGVPVVSCQNGLGTEDDVAEAFGKANAFRMVLNYGCARQGPGEVRVAFFNPPNHLGPVLPEGADVARELAERLSGGGLATEAVEDVGRFVWRKMVMKCTMASICALADLTLREALTLPASRRVADACFREVLAVARALGYDLGEEYLSQAVAYLEKAGVHKDSMCHDLEAGRPTEIEYLGGRVVAYAERLGIPVPHYATLTDMVRALEAKRLGGA